A region from the Sphingopyxis lindanitolerans genome encodes:
- the dmeF gene encoding CDF family Co(II)/Ni(II) efflux transporter DmeF: MSLDSEIDALTHNHVYLGKRHDENARRTLWVVLLTAVMMVAEIAAGIAFNSMALLADGFHMATHAGALGIAALAYRYAKRHATSGRYSFGTGKVGDLAGFASALVLGIVAIGIAWESVARLLDPSPVEFGEATIVAVVGLAVNIVSALLLGHGHDHGHDHAGHDHHHHERDNNMRSAYLHVIADALTSVLAIAALLGGRYLGWTWLDPAMGVAGAIVIALWSWSLMRDTASVLLDATDTELEAEIRTLVEGPGDAKILDLHVWRVGPAAHSAIVSVTGAARATIGERLRPVHEIEHLTIEIR, encoded by the coding sequence ATGTCGCTCGACAGCGAAATCGACGCGCTGACGCACAATCATGTCTATCTGGGCAAGCGGCACGATGAGAATGCGCGCCGCACCCTGTGGGTCGTGCTGCTGACCGCGGTGATGATGGTCGCGGAGATCGCCGCGGGAATCGCCTTCAACTCGATGGCCCTACTGGCCGATGGCTTTCACATGGCGACGCACGCCGGCGCGCTCGGCATCGCGGCGCTCGCCTATCGCTATGCCAAGCGGCACGCGACGAGCGGCCGCTACAGCTTCGGCACCGGCAAGGTCGGCGACCTCGCGGGCTTCGCCTCGGCGCTGGTGCTGGGGATCGTCGCGATCGGCATCGCGTGGGAATCGGTCGCGCGCCTGCTCGATCCGAGCCCGGTCGAATTCGGCGAGGCGACGATCGTCGCGGTCGTCGGGCTGGCAGTCAATATCGTCAGCGCGCTGCTGCTGGGACACGGGCATGATCACGGGCATGATCACGCCGGCCACGATCATCACCATCACGAGCGCGACAATAATATGCGCTCGGCCTATCTGCATGTGATCGCCGACGCGCTGACCTCGGTCCTCGCGATCGCCGCGCTGCTCGGCGGCCGCTATCTCGGCTGGACGTGGCTCGATCCGGCGATGGGCGTCGCGGGGGCGATCGTCATCGCGCTCTGGTCCTGGTCGCTGATGCGCGACACCGCCTCGGTCTTGCTCGACGCGACCGATACCGAACTGGAGGCCGAGATTCGCACGCTCGTCGAAGGACCGGGCGATGCGAAAATCCTCGACCTCCACGTCTGGCGTGTCGGCCCCGCCGCGCATTCGGCGATCGTCAGCGTCACCGGCGCCGCGCGCGCGACGATCGGCGAGCGGTTGCGGCCGGTGCATGAAATCGAGCATCTGACGATCGAGATACGCTAG
- a CDS encoding cell wall hydrolase, with product MKPELHLAARSAWRDPAPEKPAGPGREYWGMLAAITIVACLALMLSTGQYRPRGFGPYSVSVPLTFKPYDPARWAVMNADTYEDALKIDPTLPDPASVGYADASALAPATPAELQQEAFVGPPAKPYAFRGLTALDRERAHYCLTSAIYYEAASESDDGMRGVAQVIVNRARHPSFPNTICGVVFQGSERAGVCQFTFACDGAMARAPEQRNWLRASRIAAAALSGTVFPAVGLATHYHTTAIWPRWGKSLVMTNIVGAHIFHRWRGRWGMPDAFRTPYMGREPVPGPYLPIAQQLAILKGKGRAGAGADRRRGAAAQCRPRAAARHDGRRAVRRPASRADRGAAADLYRSAAQPIGSDQGRIQQERGVDSLTEAA from the coding sequence ATGAAGCCCGAACTCCATCTTGCCGCCCGCTCCGCGTGGCGCGATCCGGCGCCGGAGAAACCGGCGGGGCCGGGGCGTGAATATTGGGGGATGCTGGCCGCGATCACGATCGTCGCCTGCCTCGCGCTCATGCTGTCGACGGGGCAATATCGGCCGCGCGGTTTCGGCCCCTATAGCGTCAGCGTGCCGTTGACCTTCAAGCCCTATGATCCGGCGCGCTGGGCGGTGATGAACGCCGACACCTATGAGGATGCGCTCAAGATCGATCCGACGCTGCCGGACCCCGCCAGCGTCGGCTATGCCGATGCGAGCGCGCTGGCGCCCGCCACCCCGGCCGAGTTGCAGCAGGAAGCCTTTGTCGGCCCGCCCGCCAAACCCTATGCTTTTCGCGGCCTGACCGCGCTCGACCGCGAGCGCGCCCATTATTGCCTGACCTCGGCGATCTATTACGAAGCGGCGTCCGAAAGCGACGACGGCATGCGCGGCGTCGCGCAGGTCATCGTCAATCGCGCCCGCCATCCCAGCTTTCCCAACACCATCTGCGGCGTCGTCTTTCAGGGGTCCGAACGCGCCGGCGTGTGCCAGTTCACCTTCGCCTGCGACGGCGCGATGGCGCGCGCGCCCGAGCAGCGAAACTGGCTGCGCGCGAGCCGCATCGCCGCGGCCGCGCTGAGCGGCACTGTCTTTCCGGCGGTCGGGCTCGCGACCCATTATCACACGACCGCGATCTGGCCGCGCTGGGGCAAGAGCCTGGTGATGACCAATATCGTCGGCGCGCATATCTTTCACCGCTGGCGCGGCCGCTGGGGCATGCCCGACGCCTTCCGCACCCCCTATATGGGCCGCGAGCCGGTTCCCGGCCCCTATCTGCCGATCGCGCAGCAACTCGCGATCCTCAAGGGCAAGGGCCGGGCCGGTGCCGGCGCTGACCGGCGCCGCGGCGCCGCTGCCCAATGTCGCCCCCGCGCCGCTGCCCGGCACGATGGGCGCCGCGCCGTCCGCCGCCCCGCCAGCCGCGCCGACCGCGGCGCCGCCGCCGACCTATACCGATCCGCGGCTCAACCAATCGGGTCAGATCAGGGAAGAATTCAGCAAGAGCGGGGAGTGGATTCGCTGACCGAAGCCGCCTAG
- a CDS encoding VOC family protein: protein MGHVKGIGGLFFRARDPEALNAWYRDRLGVGGGISADDSAPVNQWVWTVTGGPLVFSPFKADTDYFPADRQYMINLRVDDLDAVLAPFRAAGEEVITKTEWDDPSVGRFARVHDPEGNPIELWEPPAK, encoded by the coding sequence ATGGGACATGTAAAAGGCATCGGCGGACTGTTCTTTCGCGCCCGCGATCCAGAGGCGCTGAACGCCTGGTATCGTGACCGGCTCGGCGTGGGCGGCGGGATCAGCGCCGACGACAGCGCGCCGGTCAACCAATGGGTATGGACCGTCACCGGCGGGCCGCTCGTCTTTTCGCCGTTCAAGGCCGACACCGATTATTTCCCCGCCGACCGGCAATATATGATCAACCTGCGCGTCGACGACCTCGACGCCGTCCTCGCGCCGTTTCGCGCGGCGGGGGAAGAGGTGATCACCAAGACGGAGTGGGACGATCCGAGCGTCGGCCGCTTCGCGCGCGTCCACGACCCGGAGGGGAATCCGATCGAGCTTTGGGAGCCGCCGGCGAAATAG
- a CDS encoding ATP-binding protein, which produces MDMQGGGFGAGDLTAAQHVRLAGGGTAAAVAPVATHHRDDLLIGEVIDISGSASRILLDAATIGQLTSSSDGAVAMAGQVGAQVKIRVGNIWLVASIRDQQMHERGEGLIVATIDFLGEGDEEKITGRIHNFRRGVTRYPIPGGQVYAATSHDLKQIYAADERAHVEIGTIYPTRDIRGSLYVDAMLGKHFALLGSTGTGKSTSAALILHKICELSPQGHIVMIDPHGEYSAAFKGTGALFDVDNLAMPYWLMNFEEHCEVFVTSEGRDRQSDCDVLAKCLLQARQKNRMAEGMTKLTVDSPIPYLLSDLLNILTNEMGKLDKATSSAPFMRIKGKIEEMRADPRYNFMFSGMLVADTMANFIGKIFRLPSDGRPISIIDVSGVPSDITSVVVAVLARLTFDYAIWSRGEPQRPILLVCEEAHRYIPAKDIGQGQSVRKILERIAKEGRKYGVSLGLITQRPSDLAEGVLSQCGTIISMRLNNERDQHFVKAAMPEGARGFIDSIPALRNRECIICGEGVSIPIRVHLDTLDEDKRPASSDPMFSKLWRETGGEAEILERVVKRWRSQGR; this is translated from the coding sequence ATGGATATGCAGGGCGGCGGGTTCGGCGCCGGGGACTTGACGGCGGCGCAGCACGTCCGGCTTGCCGGCGGCGGAACCGCCGCGGCCGTCGCGCCGGTCGCCACTCATCATCGCGACGATCTGCTGATCGGCGAAGTGATCGATATTTCGGGCTCGGCCTCGCGGATCCTGCTCGATGCCGCGACGATCGGCCAATTGACGTCGTCGAGCGACGGGGCGGTCGCGATGGCCGGGCAGGTCGGCGCGCAGGTCAAGATCCGCGTCGGCAATATCTGGCTCGTCGCCAGCATCCGCGACCAGCAGATGCACGAGCGCGGCGAAGGGCTGATCGTCGCGACGATCGACTTCCTCGGCGAGGGCGACGAAGAAAAAATCACCGGCCGTATCCACAATTTCCGCCGCGGCGTGACGCGCTATCCGATTCCGGGCGGTCAGGTCTATGCGGCGACCAGCCACGACCTCAAGCAAATCTATGCCGCCGACGAACGCGCGCATGTCGAGATCGGGACGATCTATCCGACGCGCGACATTCGCGGTTCGCTTTATGTCGATGCGATGCTCGGCAAGCATTTCGCGCTGCTCGGGTCGACCGGCACCGGCAAGTCGACGAGCGCGGCGCTGATCCTCCACAAGATCTGCGAGCTTTCGCCGCAGGGCCATATCGTGATGATCGACCCGCACGGCGAATATTCGGCGGCCTTCAAGGGCACCGGCGCGCTGTTCGACGTCGACAATCTCGCCATGCCCTATTGGCTGATGAACTTCGAGGAGCATTGCGAGGTTTTCGTCACCAGCGAGGGCCGCGACCGCCAGAGCGATTGCGACGTGCTCGCCAAATGCCTGCTCCAGGCGCGGCAGAAGAACCGCATGGCCGAGGGGATGACCAAGCTGACGGTCGATTCGCCGATTCCCTATCTGCTCTCCGACCTGCTCAACATCCTCACGAACGAGATGGGCAAGCTCGACAAGGCGACCTCGTCGGCCCCCTTCATGCGGATCAAGGGCAAGATCGAGGAAATGCGCGCCGACCCGCGCTATAATTTCATGTTCTCGGGCATGCTCGTCGCCGACACGATGGCGAATTTCATCGGCAAGATCTTCCGCCTGCCGTCGGACGGCCGGCCGATCTCGATCATCGACGTGTCGGGGGTTCCCTCGGACATTACGTCGGTCGTCGTCGCGGTGCTCGCGCGCCTGACCTTCGACTATGCGATCTGGTCGCGCGGCGAGCCGCAGCGCCCGATCCTGCTCGTCTGCGAGGAAGCCCACCGCTATATCCCGGCCAAGGACATCGGCCAGGGCCAGTCGGTTCGCAAGATCCTCGAACGGATCGCCAAGGAAGGCCGTAAATATGGCGTGTCGCTGGGCCTGATCACCCAGCGCCCGTCCGATCTGGCCGAAGGCGTGCTGTCGCAGTGCGGCACGATCATCTCGATGCGCCTCAACAACGAGCGCGACCAGCATTTCGTCAAGGCCGCGATGCCCGAGGGGGCGCGCGGCTTCATCGATTCGATCCCGGCGCTGCGCAACCGCGAATGTATTATTTGCGGCGAGGGCGTGTCGATCCCGATCCGCGTCCATCTCGACACGCTCGACGAGGATAAAAGGCCCGCGTCGAGCGATCCGATGTTCTCGAAACTGTGGCGCGAGACTGGCGGCGAGGCCGAAATCCTCGAGCGCGTCGTCAAGCGCTGGCGCAGCCAGGGGCGGTAA
- a CDS encoding TIGR02186 family protein, protein MRGFGALACAAALILTATAARADDPRLVPDVSSRAIDIQYSFTGEELLLFGAILYPGQRLPDDRTDIVVVLKGPVRPIILREKQRVAGIWVNASSIRLRTSPGFYAIGSSRPIDKLVDERTAAIFELGLDNLSMSPAGFSEAKKLARFEGGLIDLYRRAGLFYENPSAVEISEGVLYRARIPVPARVPVGTYRAETYLISRGRVIAVASRDVQIRKAGFERFVALAAERHGFLYGLTAVALSLLLGYGASAAFRRR, encoded by the coding sequence ATGAGGGGGTTTGGCGCCCTGGCCTGCGCAGCGGCGCTGATACTGACCGCGACGGCGGCGCGCGCCGATGATCCGCGCCTCGTGCCCGACGTGTCGAGCCGCGCGATCGATATCCAGTACAGCTTCACCGGCGAGGAATTGCTGCTGTTCGGCGCGATCCTCTATCCGGGGCAGCGGCTTCCCGACGATCGCACCGACATCGTCGTCGTGCTGAAGGGGCCGGTGCGGCCGATCATCCTGCGCGAAAAGCAGCGCGTGGCGGGAATCTGGGTCAATGCGAGCAGCATTCGGCTGCGCACCTCGCCCGGTTTTTACGCGATCGGATCGTCGCGGCCGATCGACAAGCTGGTCGACGAGCGCACCGCCGCGATCTTCGAACTCGGCCTCGACAATCTGTCGATGTCGCCCGCGGGCTTTTCGGAAGCGAAGAAGCTCGCGCGCTTCGAGGGGGGCCTGATCGACCTCTATCGCCGCGCAGGGCTGTTCTATGAAAATCCAAGCGCGGTCGAGATCAGCGAGGGCGTGCTCTATCGCGCCCGCATCCCGGTGCCCGCGCGCGTGCCCGTCGGCACCTATCGCGCCGAAACCTATCTGATCAGCCGGGGCCGCGTGATCGCGGTCGCCTCGCGCGACGTCCAGATCCGCAAGGCCGGGTTCGAACGGTTCGTGGCGCTCGCCGCCGAGCGTCACGGCTTTCTTTATGGGCTGACCGCGGTCGCGCTTTCGCTGCTCCTCGGCTATGGCGCATCGGCCGCTTTCCGCCGCCGCTGA
- a CDS encoding sulfite exporter TauE/SafE family protein gives MDLYLPVANLSVNALVIILLGGGVGFLSGMFGVGGGFLTTPLLIFYGIPPTVAAASAATQVTGASVSGALAHFERDGVDVRMGGVLIVGGLVGSLIGAGLFELLTAWGQIDTTINILYVVLLGSVGAIMAREAWGALRRMRAGLPAAARKRRHHPMVANLPLRWRFYRSGLYISPLAPLLLGMIVGVLTMLLGVGGGFIMVPAMIYLLGMGTQVVVGTSLFQILFVTIAATMVHAMTTGAVDLVLAALLLLGSVTGAQIGARFAQSVKPEYLRMALATIVLIVALRMAVDLFIRPEEIYTVQ, from the coding sequence GTGGATCTTTACCTTCCCGTCGCCAACCTGTCGGTCAACGCGCTCGTCATCATCCTGCTCGGCGGCGGGGTCGGTTTCCTGTCGGGCATGTTCGGGGTCGGCGGCGGCTTTCTGACGACGCCGCTGCTGATCTTCTATGGCATCCCGCCGACGGTCGCCGCGGCCTCCGCGGCAACGCAGGTGACGGGGGCGAGCGTGTCTGGTGCGTTGGCGCATTTCGAGCGCGACGGTGTGGACGTGCGCATGGGCGGCGTGCTGATCGTCGGCGGCCTGGTCGGGTCGCTGATCGGCGCGGGACTGTTCGAACTGCTGACCGCGTGGGGTCAGATCGATACGACGATCAACATCCTTTATGTCGTGCTGCTCGGCTCGGTCGGCGCGATCATGGCGCGCGAGGCGTGGGGCGCGCTGCGGCGGATGCGCGCGGGCCTTCCCGCAGCGGCGCGCAAGCGACGGCACCATCCGATGGTCGCCAACCTGCCGCTGCGCTGGCGCTTCTATCGCTCGGGGCTTTATATTTCGCCGCTCGCGCCGTTGCTGCTCGGCATGATCGTCGGCGTGCTGACGATGCTGCTCGGCGTCGGCGGCGGCTTCATCATGGTGCCCGCGATGATCTATCTGCTCGGCATGGGGACGCAGGTCGTCGTCGGCACCTCGCTGTTCCAGATATTGTTCGTGACGATCGCGGCGACGATGGTTCACGCGATGACCACCGGCGCGGTCGATTTGGTGCTCGCGGCGCTGCTGCTGCTCGGCAGCGTCACCGGCGCGCAGATCGGCGCCCGTTTCGCGCAGAGCGTGAAGCCCGAATATCTGCGCATGGCGCTGGCGACGATCGTGCTGATCGTCGCGCTGCGCATGGCGGTCGACCTGTTCATCCGCCCCGAAGAGATTTACACGGTGCAATGA
- a CDS encoding glycosyl transferase family protein codes for MEPASAWLQWLVEGAGHELMLFASVGILLIGIDDLLFDLLWLARPQPVAARPDAENGPLEGRIAIFIPAWEEAPVLSATLARMLTAWAGEDVRLYVGCYPNDIATLFSVSRLVARDPRLRLVVGDAEGPTTKGDNLNRMWAALGEDERIEGRRFAAVVLHDAEDHVHAAEIALYRHHLGDHAMVQIPVVPMVTGGSRWIGGHYGDEFAEAHGKELALRSRLGVPIPSAGVGCALTRNALALLAIERGGQPFRADSLTEDYEVGMLIGAYGLRACFVDSLTAAGDRIVSRGGFPGSVEHAVRQKSRWIAGIALAGWDHLGWLGARFAGGQASPWRIWLARWMLWRDRRSPLAALVLLAAYLGLLATGLTLAGEALLGWQSRPIGAAMRSLLALNGALLLWRLAMRVHFTARWYGARQALLAVPRAFVANVIAMLAARRAVGLYWRMLRSGQILWDKTDHRDSEAVPGRRAIRS; via the coding sequence GTGGAGCCGGCGTCCGCATGGTTGCAATGGCTGGTCGAGGGGGCCGGTCACGAGCTGATGCTGTTCGCATCGGTCGGCATTTTGCTGATCGGAATCGACGATCTGCTGTTCGACCTGCTGTGGCTCGCGAGACCGCAGCCCGTGGCCGCGAGGCCGGATGCCGAAAACGGGCCGCTGGAAGGACGGATCGCTATCTTTATCCCGGCGTGGGAAGAAGCGCCCGTGCTGTCGGCGACGCTCGCCCGCATGCTGACGGCGTGGGCGGGCGAAGATGTCCGCCTTTATGTCGGCTGTTATCCCAACGATATCGCGACGCTCTTTTCGGTCTCGCGGCTCGTCGCGCGCGATCCGCGGCTGCGCCTCGTCGTCGGCGACGCCGAGGGGCCGACGACCAAGGGCGACAATCTCAACCGCATGTGGGCCGCGCTCGGCGAGGATGAGCGGATCGAGGGAAGGCGCTTTGCGGCGGTGGTGCTGCACGATGCCGAGGATCATGTCCACGCCGCCGAAATCGCGCTCTATCGTCATCACCTTGGCGATCATGCGATGGTCCAGATACCCGTCGTGCCGATGGTGACTGGCGGGTCGCGGTGGATCGGCGGCCATTATGGCGACGAGTTTGCCGAGGCGCACGGCAAGGAACTGGCGCTGCGCTCGCGCCTGGGGGTGCCGATCCCGTCGGCCGGGGTCGGCTGCGCCCTGACGCGCAACGCCCTGGCCCTTCTCGCGATCGAACGCGGCGGGCAGCCCTTCCGCGCCGACAGCCTGACCGAGGATTATGAGGTCGGGATGCTGATCGGCGCCTATGGGCTTCGCGCTTGTTTCGTCGACAGCCTGACTGCGGCGGGCGACAGAATCGTCTCGCGCGGCGGCTTTCCGGGATCGGTCGAGCATGCGGTGCGGCAGAAATCGCGCTGGATCGCGGGCATCGCGCTCGCGGGCTGGGATCATCTCGGCTGGCTCGGCGCGCGTTTTGCGGGCGGCCAGGCATCGCCCTGGCGGATATGGCTCGCGCGCTGGATGCTGTGGCGCGACCGCCGTTCGCCGCTCGCGGCGCTCGTCCTGCTCGCTGCTTATCTGGGGCTGCTCGCCACCGGCCTGACGCTTGCGGGTGAAGCGCTTCTGGGCTGGCAAAGCAGGCCGATCGGGGCGGCGATGCGGTCGCTGCTCGCGCTCAACGGCGCCCTGCTTTTGTGGCGCCTCGCGATGCGGGTCCATTTCACCGCGCGCTGGTATGGCGCGCGCCAGGCGCTGCTGGCGGTGCCGCGCGCCTTTGTCGCCAATGTCATCGCCATGCTGGCCGCGCGGCGGGCGGTCGGCCTCTATTGGCGGATGCTGCGGTCGGGCCAGATTCTGTGGGACAAGACCGACCATCGCGATAGCGAGGCCGTGCCGGGACGTCGGGCGATCCGGTCATGA
- the nhaA gene encoding Na+/H+ antiporter NhaA, with product MSSNSAPRSVLRDFLASESAGGILLIFAAILAMIVANSTLGEAYHHLVHAVTGPTLSDKLGPMTVHLWVNDGLMAVFFLLVGLEIKREFVDGRLASWDRRRLPFIAAAAGMAVPALLYLLFAGSTPGLAQGWAIPAATDIAFAMGVLALLGKRAPTSLKLFLVTVAIVDDMGAVAIIALFYTAQINLVALGAAAALLGVMFACNRGGVRHLLVYLLLFACLWYAMLLSGVHATIAGVLAAMTIPLDRTPGAPDSQASPLHRLEHALHPWVAFAIVPVFGFVNAGVDIRGLGSDQLLSPLPLGIAAGLFLGKQVGIFGSVWLSVRLGIAGKLRGATWRQIHAVAVLCGIGFTMSLFIGGLAFPGAPELVDEAKIGVLAGSFAAALIGYALLRFAPPHPDHDGVEAASEDEIVADGDVRDTSEVVA from the coding sequence ATGTCCAGCAATTCAGCCCCTCGCTCGGTCCTGCGCGACTTTCTCGCGAGTGAAAGCGCGGGCGGAATACTGCTGATTTTCGCAGCCATATTGGCGATGATTGTCGCGAATTCGACGCTGGGGGAGGCCTATCACCATCTGGTTCACGCGGTGACCGGCCCCACGCTCAGCGACAAGCTGGGGCCGATGACGGTCCATCTGTGGGTCAATGACGGGCTGATGGCGGTCTTTTTCCTGCTCGTCGGGCTCGAGATCAAGCGCGAGTTCGTCGATGGCCGCCTCGCTAGCTGGGACCGGCGGCGGCTTCCGTTCATCGCCGCCGCCGCGGGAATGGCGGTGCCCGCGCTGCTCTACCTGCTCTTCGCAGGGAGCACGCCGGGCCTCGCGCAGGGCTGGGCGATCCCTGCCGCGACCGACATCGCCTTTGCGATGGGGGTGCTCGCACTGCTCGGCAAGCGCGCGCCGACGTCGCTCAAGCTGTTCCTCGTCACCGTTGCGATCGTCGATGACATGGGCGCGGTGGCGATCATCGCGCTTTTCTATACCGCCCAGATCAACCTCGTCGCGCTCGGCGCCGCGGCGGCGCTGCTCGGCGTGATGTTCGCCTGCAATCGCGGCGGGGTCCGGCACCTCCTCGTCTATCTGCTGCTCTTCGCCTGCCTCTGGTATGCGATGCTGCTGTCGGGGGTCCACGCGACGATCGCGGGCGTGCTCGCGGCGATGACGATCCCGCTCGACCGCACCCCCGGCGCGCCCGACAGCCAGGCGTCGCCGCTCCACCGGCTCGAACATGCGCTGCACCCGTGGGTCGCCTTCGCAATCGTGCCCGTCTTCGGTTTCGTCAACGCCGGGGTCGATATTCGCGGGCTGGGCAGCGACCAGTTGCTCTCGCCGCTGCCGCTCGGCATCGCCGCCGGGCTGTTCCTCGGCAAGCAGGTCGGCATTTTCGGCAGCGTCTGGCTGTCGGTGAGGCTCGGCATCGCGGGCAAGCTGCGCGGCGCGACCTGGCGGCAAATCCATGCGGTCGCGGTGCTCTGCGGCATCGGCTTCACGATGAGCCTGTTCATCGGCGGCCTCGCCTTTCCGGGCGCGCCCGAATTGGTCGACGAGGCCAAGATCGGCGTGCTGGCGGGATCGTTCGCCGCCGCGCTGATCGGCTACGCCCTGCTCCGTTTCGCTCCCCCGCATCCCGATCATGACGGGGTCGAAGCCGCAAGCGAGGACGAGATCGTCGCCGACGGCGACGTGCGCGACACGTCCGAGGTGGTCGCGTGA
- a CDS encoding tryptophan 2,3-dioxygenase family protein has translation MLDKDNIHRRIETPDMKDYGVYLAVDRLLECQKPLADLCTPDELQFQIVHQVEELWMKLIAFTLTEIDGHMAAGETMRVLSLFDRVNRIMRLMTDQLSLLETMSPFDYQSIRLLLGNGSGQESPGFQLLLTLPQPLWARYKAAYLDVAGRSVADVYDTGYRHDEAYMVAEAMVEYDEQFQLFRAHHIQLIHRSIGMGSKSLKGRPVELLDAGMRHRFFPELWDVRAAMTDRWGAQYGVKRDSISGASAAGHGSGL, from the coding sequence ATGCTCGACAAAGACAATATCCATCGCCGTATCGAGACGCCCGACATGAAGGATTATGGCGTTTACCTCGCGGTCGACCGCTTGCTCGAATGCCAAAAGCCGCTCGCCGACCTGTGCACCCCCGACGAATTGCAGTTCCAGATCGTCCACCAGGTCGAGGAATTGTGGATGAAGCTCATCGCCTTCACTCTCACCGAGATCGACGGCCATATGGCGGCGGGCGAGACGATGCGCGTCCTGTCGCTGTTCGATCGGGTCAACCGCATCATGCGGCTGATGACCGATCAGCTTTCGCTGCTCGAGACGATGAGCCCCTTCGACTATCAGTCGATCCGCCTGTTGCTCGGCAACGGGTCAGGGCAGGAAAGTCCGGGTTTCCAGCTTCTCCTCACCCTGCCCCAGCCGCTTTGGGCGCGTTACAAGGCCGCCTATCTCGATGTCGCCGGGCGTAGTGTCGCCGACGTCTATGACACCGGCTACCGGCATGACGAGGCCTATATGGTCGCCGAGGCGATGGTCGAATATGACGAGCAGTTCCAGCTTTTCCGCGCCCACCATATCCAGCTCATCCACCGCTCGATCGGCATGGGGTCGAAATCGCTCAAGGGGCGGCCGGTCGAATTGCTCGACGCCGGGATGCGCCATCGTTTCTTTCCCGAACTGTGGGACGTTCGCGCCGCGATGACCGACCGCTGGGGCGCCCAATATGGCGTCAAGCGCGACAGCATCAGCGGCGCGTCGGCGGCCGGGCACGGCAGCGGGCTGTGA
- a CDS encoding aminotransferase class V-fold PLP-dependent enzyme, with protein sequence MTGSLLPEAVRGRFHLPPGATYLKSHSVGCQPRAAEAALRDGLLAPWRETGEAWPDWLGAIDTWRAALAALIGVEARDLCPATNVSAGLSRYISALGTATSRRTILLAPSAFPTIGYVASGLEAAGWTTRYLPGGADVRDVANWTAMLGDDVALMIAMHVSSNSGALTDIAAVAAAARAAGARCVADCAQSVGVVPVTPAAWGVDATLGTSVKWLCGGPGAGWLWVAPHDRTMLSPMERGWWSHENPFEMDISDFRYAPDARRWWGGTPDVAPLILSAAGIAEIASIGIERVRAHNLALQTMLRDALEARTPQWRWPTGDIGGTLCIDTGIDQPRVAAALAEHTISADFRGTILRLSFHAYNSADDVEKVAMAFS encoded by the coding sequence GTGACGGGTTCGCTGCTGCCGGAAGCGGTCCGCGGCCGCTTCCACCTGCCGCCGGGCGCGACCTATCTCAAGAGCCACAGCGTCGGTTGCCAGCCGCGCGCGGCGGAGGCGGCGCTCCGCGACGGGCTGCTGGCGCCGTGGCGCGAGACGGGCGAGGCGTGGCCCGACTGGCTCGGCGCGATCGATACATGGCGCGCGGCGCTGGCCGCGCTGATCGGGGTCGAGGCGCGCGACCTCTGCCCCGCGACCAACGTCAGCGCGGGCCTGTCGCGCTATATCTCGGCGCTTGGGACAGCGACCAGCCGCCGCACGATCCTGCTCGCGCCGAGCGCCTTTCCGACGATCGGCTATGTCGCGAGCGGGCTCGAAGCGGCGGGTTGGACGACGCGCTACCTGCCGGGCGGTGCCGACGTTCGCGACGTCGCGAACTGGACGGCGATGCTGGGCGACGATGTCGCGCTGATGATCGCGATGCACGTCAGCTCGAACAGCGGCGCGCTCACCGACATCGCCGCCGTTGCCGCCGCCGCGAGGGCGGCCGGGGCGCGCTGCGTCGCCGACTGCGCGCAGTCGGTCGGGGTGGTGCCGGTGACGCCGGCGGCGTGGGGCGTCGACGCGACGCTCGGCACCAGCGTCAAATGGCTGTGTGGCGGCCCCGGCGCGGGGTGGCTGTGGGTCGCTCCGCACGACCGCACTATGCTCTCGCCCATGGAGCGCGGCTGGTGGAGCCATGAAAATCCGTTCGAGATGGACATAAGCGACTTCCGCTATGCCCCCGACGCGCGGCGCTGGTGGGGCGGCACACCCGACGTCGCGCCGCTCATCCTGTCGGCGGCGGGCATCGCGGAGATTGCAAGCATTGGCATCGAGCGGGTCCGCGCGCATAATCTGGCGTTGCAGACGATGCTGCGCGACGCGCTCGAAGCCCGGACACCCCAATGGCGCTGGCCGACTGGCGACATCGGCGGGACACTCTGCATCGACACCGGCATCGACCAGCCGCGCGTCGCGGCGGCGCTCGCTGAACATACGATAAGCGCCGATTTCAGGGGCACGATCCTGAGGCTATCGTTCCATGCCTATAATAGCGCGGACGATGTGGAGAAGGTGGCGATGGCTTTCAGTTGA